Genomic window (bacterium):
CGTGCCCAGCGCACCCGGGACGAGCGTTCATCCTCAAGTTACTTTTGCTGGGGGCTTCATCTTTGATTTCCAGTGTGTTGTGCTTTTAACTTGTGCTTTCCTTCCGGTGCAGCCAAGGTGGTGCCCATGCTGTGCTTGTGCATGCAAGTCTGCATGCCGTAGGTCGTGTGGCCCTTGGCGATCGCGTCCGGCAGCTCCTTCGTGCGGTCCTTGTCCGCGATGAGCTCCCGCGTGAAGGCGGTCGAGACGAGCACCTCGAGGGCGGGCACCCGGCCCTTGCCGTCGGCGCGGGGCACGAGGCGCTGAGAGATGACGGCCTTGAGGATCGTCGCGAGCTGGAGCCGCACCTGCTTCTGCTGGTAGGGCGGAAAGACGGAGATGATGCGGTTGATCGTCTCCGTCGCGTCCAGGGTATGGAGCGTCGACATGACGAGGTGACCGGTCTCGGCCGCGGTCAGCGCCGTTTCGATCGTCTCGAAATCTCGCATCTCGCCCACGAGGATCACGTCGGGATCCTGCCGGAGCGCGGCGCGAAGCGCCGACGAGAAGGAGTGGGTATCGACGCCGATCTCGCGCTGGTTCACGATCGAGCGGCGGTCGCGAACGAGGAACTCGATGGGATCCTCGACGGTCATGATGTGGCTCGTCCGCTCGGCGTTGATGTGCTCGATCATCGCGGCGAGGGTCGTCGACTTACCGGAGCCCGTGGTGCCGGTCACGAGGACGAGGCCGCGATGCTCCTGGGAGATCTTCTCGATCACCTTGGGCAGGTAGAGCTGCTCGATCGTCTTCACGCCGAAGGGGATGACGCGGAAGACGATGCCGACGGTGCCCCGCTGCTGGAAGACGTTCACGCGGAAGCGACCGAGGCCGGGGATCCCGTACGCGAGATCGGCTTCGCGATTCTCGTCGAAGCGTGCCTTCTGGATCGGGTTCATGATCGAGAACGCGATCTTCTGGAGCTCGTCGGGCAGGATCCGCTCGCCGTTCTTGAGCGGCACCAGCGCACCGTCGACGCGGAACATCGGAGGGAGACCCGACTTCAGGTGAATGTCGGAGGCACCGCCCTTGATGGCGACCTTCAAGATCTCGTTCAGTTCCATCGGAGCCCCTGGTCCCCTGATTCCGCTCGTGGATCGACCGGGGATCGGACCCGGGAGTCCGACCCATCTCCTTCTTTTTCGACCGCCGAGGAGGCTTCCTTGAGGCCGAGACGGGGAGATGCCCACAGCTCGGAGGACAGGGCCTGGTGGCGCGAAGAAAGAGACAAATGGGCGAAAAAGTCAAATCATTTCAATGACTTGAACGGGCTCAACGCTCGGCGGATCCGGGCGCTCGAGGGCACCTCGCCCCGCGAATCCTCCTCCGAACGAGCGACGGCGCGCGTCTCGAGCGAAACGCGCGCCGTCAGGATGGAGCGGGCTGGGCCGGATCGAGGTCAGGCCTCGGGTGCGTCCTCGACGAGCTCGTCTTCGGCCGTCTCCTCGGGGCCCTTCGCCGGGACCGCCAGCTTGAGGCCCTTCGCGAGGTAGACCTCCTCCGCGAGCCGAGCGCAGACGTCCGGGTTCTCCTTCAGGAAGGTGCGCGCCTTCTCGCGTCCCTGCCCGATTCGCTCGTCTCCGTAGGAGTACCAGGAGCCGCTCTTCTCGACGATCCCCTCGTCGACGCCCAGGTCGATCAGGTCGCCTTCGCGGGAGATCCCCTCGTTGTAGATGATGTCGAACTCGGCCTGCCGGAAGGGCGGCGCGACCTTGTTCTTCACGATCTTGACGCGCGTCCGGTTGCCCGTGACCTCGTCGCCCTCCTTGATCGCCGCGATCCGACGGACGTCGACGCGCACCGACGAGTAGAACTTCAGCGCGTTGCCGCCCGTCGTCGTCTCGGGGCTCCCGAACATCACGCCGATCTTCATCCGGATCTGGTTGATGAAGATCACCGTCGCACCGGACTTCGACACCGTCCCCGTCAGCTTCCGTAGCGCCTGGCTCATCAGCCGCGCCTGGAGACCGACGTGGGTGTCGCCCATCTCGCCTTCGATCTCCGCCCGCGGCACGAGCGCCGCGACCGAGTCGACGACCACCAGGTCGATCGCCCCACTGCGGAGCAGGACGTCCGCGATCTCGAGCGCTTCCTCCCCTGTGTCGGGTTGAGAGACCAGGAGCTCGTCGACGTTCACGCCGAGACGGCGCGCGTAGTTCACGTCGAGCGCGTGCTCGGCGTCGATGAACGCGGCGACACCGCCGACCTTCTGGACCTCGGCGATCGCATGGAGCGTGAGCGTCGTCTTGCCGCTCGACTCCGGACCGTAGATCTCGACCACGCGGCCGCGCGGGAAGCCGCCGATCCCGAGGGCGATGTCGAGACTCGGCGCGCCACTCGAGAAGTACGGGATCGCGTGATCGACGGCGTCGTCCGTCATCTTCGTGATCGCGCCCTTGCCGAACTGCTTCTCGATACTCGAGACGGCGAGCTCGATCGCCTTCGCCTTCGCGTCCTCCGCGACGCCCCCTCGTTCCACCTTCGCCTTCGGCGTTGCCTGCTTGCCTCGTGCCATCTCGGATCTCCTCTCGTCTCGTCTCGTTTCGATGTCCGGTTGCCCGGTCGTCGTTCGTGTCTCTCTCGACCGCGTCCGCCCCGAATCGGGAGCGCGCGGATCTGCATCTCGTTCGCCTAGCGCTTGGCGTCGCCCGCCCCTCTCGCGGGGGACCCCGAACCTGCACTCCCCCGCTCCGCGCCGCCGGACGCCCCACCGGCCCCGGGTGCCGAGCCGCCGCCCCCCCGACGCAACAAGGAAGGTCCGACGAGCTCAGCGCCGATCAGGCTCCGGCGGATCCAGTCGAGGCCGACCTGGGCCGTCAGCCGGCGGTGTCGGCTCCGGTCCACCTGGAAGACGAAGGAGTCGGCGTGGGTCCCGGCCTCGCTCGCCAGTGCGATCCAGACCAGGCCGACCGGCTTCTCGGGCGTTCCGCCCGTCGGACCGGAGATTCCCGAGGTCGCGATTCCGAAGTCGCTCCCGAAGCGTTCGCGGACCCCCTCCGCCATCGCGCGGACCACGGGCTCGGAGACCGCACCATGGGTCTCGAGCACGTCCTCGGGCACGCCGAGCATCGCCGCCTTCGCTTCGTTCGTGTACGCGACCATGCCGCCGAGGAAGTAGGCGGAAGAGCCGGGGACGTCGGTGAAGCGTTCGGCGATCAGACCGCCGGTACAGGACTCGGCCGTCGCGACCGTCTTGCCGGCCTCCGCCAGCAGATACCCGACGACACTCTCCATCGTGTCCTTGCTGTCGGCCGAGCCCATCCCCTCTTCCCGGGAGTAGACCACCGCCCCGAGCCGATCCCGGATCGCGGCCACCGCCAGGGCGATCTTCGCGTCGGCCTCTTCCGCGGTCGCCGCCCGGGCGACCGGGCGCAGGAAGTTGTCCGGGAAGGTCGTTCGGAAGCCGAGCTCGACCTCGCCATCGCGCATCAGGTCGCGCAGCTCCTCTTCGAGGGTCGACTCCCCGAGACCGAAGGTCGCGAGGAGCTGGGCGCGGACGACCCGGCGGGCCGCTCCCCCCTCTTCCTCGGCGGCGAGCCGCGTCGCGATTCGGGGCAGGACCTGCTCGTCCATCATCCGGTCGAGCTCACGCGGCACCCCGGGCATCGCGAAGAACGTCGCGCGCCCCTCGCGGATCGAGAAGCCCGGCGCGGTCCCGATCGGGTTCTCGAGGACGTCCGCCTCCTCCGGGAAATACGCCTGCTTCTTGTTCGCATCGACCATCGCTCGCCCGACCCGGGAGAAGAAGGCCTCGATCGCCGCGAGGGACGGCGCGTGGAGCTCGAGCTTGCGACCGAAGGTCTCCGCCAGCACCTCGGTCGTCAGATCGTCCCGCGTCGGCCCGAGGCCTCCGGAAACGAGGACGAAATCGCTCCGCTCGGCGGCCCGCAGAAAGGCGTCGCGCATGTCGGCCGGATCGTCGAGGACGGAGACCTGATGGCGCGTGTCGAGGTCGTGGAGCAGCAGCCGCTCCGCGATCCGCGCCTTGTTCGAGTCGACGATCTCGCCGCGCATCAACTCGTCGCCGATGGTGATGATCTCGGCGTTCACGCGACGACTCCCCGACCCACACCGACGAACCCTGCGGCGGCACCCTCCGCTCCGCTCCCGCGAAGAGAGCCCTCAGCGACTAGAAGAGAGCCCTCAGCGATTGGAAGAGAGCCCTCAGCGACTAGAAGAGAGCCCTCAGCGATTGGAAGAGAGCCCTCAGCGACTAGAAGAGAGCCCTCAGCGATTGGAAGAGAGCCATCAGCGACCAAGAGAGAGCCTTCAGCGACCAAAAAAAAGCAGGTTGGCAGCACGCCCACGAGCGCGCCGTACACGCCCGCCACCACGTCGTCCGCCATCACCCCGAGTCCTCCTTCGAACCGGCGCTCGGCCCAGCGGACCGCTCCCGGCTTCCAGATATCGAACACCCTGAATGCGACGAATGCGGTCACGACCGCCACCGACAGCGAAAAAGAATCGAGGCGCGGCAGGAAGAGCGTGACGGGCACGAGCGCGATCCACTGGCCCACGACCTCGTCGATCACGATCCGACCGTCGTCGTGCCGTCCGAAGATCCGCTCCGCGCGTCCGGAAGCCCAGGTCCCGAGTGCGAAGGTCCCGACGATCGCGACGGCGAGCATCCCGAGCAGCGTCACGGGCTCGGTCTCCGAACCGAGCGACGCACGCGCGACCGCGAAGAACGCCAGCGCCGCCACGAGCGAGCCCATCGTGCCGGGCGCGACGGGAGCGAGACCTGCGCCGCCGACGACGGCGATCCACCGGGCCGCTCCATCGAGAAGGAGATCGAGCAGCGACGCGTCGCTTCGAGGCGCGAGGGCCGGTTCTGTACCGGTTCGAGGGGCGATGGGAAATCCCACCTCATGGGGACCGCAGATCGGGGGAATCGGCGGCGTCTTCGTCGCGGGGGGGCGTCGAACGGTCGAAAAGTAGCCGTCAGCGTCGAGCGCCGTCAATCGAAAAGGCGAAAAATCGACGAAAACCGGAGATCGATCGGAGATGCCGGCAGGGGTTCAGGCCCTCGCCGGAGAGGCCGATGAACCCCACCAGGACCGGCAACCGATGCGCACCTCCACCGACGACAGTCCTGCCGGCGCGCCCACCTCGGAGTGGGCGCTCCGCACGCCGAACGACTACGCGAGTCTGCTCCTCGAGCTGGCCCGGGTCGAGCGCGGGTATCGCTTCTACGGCGAGACGGACCCGCGAAGGCGCCCCCTCGCGGAGCGCGCCCACCTCGCCGTCCGGAGCGAGCTCGACCGCGCCGGCGCGATCGAGCTCCGCCTCGTCGCAGGCGGCCGTGGCTTCGCGATCCCGGGCGCGGACGGGCCGACCGAGAGCCGGGGTCCGATCGACGATCTGGAGACGGCGTTCCGGCGTCACGGCGTCCAGTCCCTCCGCCTCGATCCGACCCTGACCCGGACCGCCCTCGCCGGCCTCTTCCACCTCCTCGGGCAGGGGCACGACCGCCTCGCGAGTCCGGACCATCTTGCCCGGACCCTCGCTGCACGGGATTCGAGCGGCATCCGCATCAACGACATCGACCCGGACGTCGCGCCCGGCACGCCGAGCCTCGGCTCGACCTCCCCCCGCGCCAGCGCCTCCCTGGCCTCGAGCCTGCTGCCTTCGCGAGGAAGCAAACAGCCGGCGCACGAGCTGGAGAAACCCGCCCTCGACGACGCACCGCTCGAGGCCCCCGCCAACGACGATCGAGGCGAGAAGCTTCGAGCCCGACTGATCGAGCTCGACGCGACCCTCGAGGACGACGACTACCGACGGCGCGTCGACGACGTCGTGATCTGGGCGGAGGACCTCTGGCAGCAGTCGGCCGAGGAGGAGTGTCTCCGCGCGATGCTCGTCCTGGCGGACCACGCCGTCGGAATCGGCGGTCGATCGGTGGGGCAGGCCCGCGCGGCCGCCGCGAGCTTCGCGGCGCTGGCCCGGGGTGAACGCCTGGACTTCCTGATCGAGCGGGCCATGCAGGCCGGAACGGCCGGCGTCCGCGCGGCCACGCTGCTCCTGCAGCTCGGCGAGACGGCGGTCGGCCCGATCCTCGACCGATTGGCCAGCGAGACCGACCCGAACCGGGCGGCCCCGCTCCGCGGCCTGATCCTCACCCA
Coding sequences:
- the recA gene encoding recombinase RecA, encoding MARGKQATPKAKVERGGVAEDAKAKAIELAVSSIEKQFGKGAITKMTDDAVDHAIPYFSSGAPSLDIALGIGGFPRGRVVEIYGPESSGKTTLTLHAIAEVQKVGGVAAFIDAEHALDVNYARRLGVNVDELLVSQPDTGEEALEIADVLLRSGAIDLVVVDSVAALVPRAEIEGEMGDTHVGLQARLMSQALRKLTGTVSKSGATVIFINQIRMKIGVMFGSPETTTGGNALKFYSSVRVDVRRIAAIKEGDEVTGNRTRVKIVKNKVAPPFRQAEFDIIYNEGISREGDLIDLGVDEGIVEKSGSWYSYGDERIGQGREKARTFLKENPDVCARLAEEVYLAKGLKLAVPAKGPEETAEDELVEDAPEA
- a CDS encoding competence/damage-inducible protein A, with amino-acid sequence MNAEIITIGDELMRGEIVDSNKARIAERLLLHDLDTRHQVSVLDDPADMRDAFLRAAERSDFVLVSGGLGPTRDDLTTEVLAETFGRKLELHAPSLAAIEAFFSRVGRAMVDANKKQAYFPEEADVLENPIGTAPGFSIREGRATFFAMPGVPRELDRMMDEQVLPRIATRLAAEEEGGAARRVVRAQLLATFGLGESTLEEELRDLMRDGEVELGFRTTFPDNFLRPVARAATAEEADAKIALAVAAIRDRLGAVVYSREEGMGSADSKDTMESVVGYLLAEAGKTVATAESCTGGLIAERFTDVPGSSAYFLGGMVAYTNEAKAAMLGVPEDVLETHGAVSEPVVRAMAEGVRERFGSDFGIATSGISGPTGGTPEKPVGLVWIALASEAGTHADSFVFQVDRSRHRRLTAQVGLDWIRRSLIGAELVGPSLLRRGGGGSAPGAGGASGGAERGSAGSGSPARGAGDAKR
- a CDS encoding phosphatidylglycerophosphatase A encodes the protein MTALDADGYFSTVRRPPATKTPPIPPICGPHEVGFPIAPRTGTEPALAPRSDASLLDLLLDGAARWIAVVGGAGLAPVAPGTMGSLVAALAFFAVARASLGSETEPVTLLGMLAVAIVGTFALGTWASGRAERIFGRHDDGRIVIDEVVGQWIALVPVTLFLPRLDSFSLSVAVVTAFVAFRVFDIWKPGAVRWAERRFEGGLGVMADDVVAGVYGALVGVLPTCFFLVAEGSLLVADGSLPIAEGSLLVAEGSLPIAEGSLLVAEGSLPIAEGSLLVAEGSLRGSGAEGAAAGFVGVGRGVVA